The Thermoproteota archaeon genomic sequence GAATGGGTAGCACCAACTCACCATCTTCGGGGTAGAGGGCCACCTCACCGTTCTCCTTGACGACGAGATCCCCCCTTCTCGGGTCGAGGCCCTCAAACAGCCTCTTTGACAGGAGCAGGTTGAAGAGGTAGGATTGATAGGAGTGGACGTAGAACTTGAGCAGTTCCACCCCCACATCACTGGCCAGCTGCCTTAGGCTCCTACTTTGGGTCTCGTACCCCTGATCCGCCATCATAGATGTGACTGACCTGAGATCTCTGAGGAGGAGGGCTTTACCTATTTCGTGGTTGAAGGGGGGCCTCACCCCAAACCTCTGGTAGGAGAAGAAGTTGGGGAACCTATTGGGTATGGAGGAGGTTAAATCAGCCCCCCGGACAACTGTGGTGAAGTGGTTGCCGTCGTTCCTCCCCTTGGACAGGGGTTCGCGGAGCCGTCCCGCTGGCCTGATCCACACGCCGTTTTTGACCTCCCTGAGCCTGAATCTCCCCTCAATAGAGAAGAACTGGAAGGTCACGGCCCTAGCGTCCTTCAGGCCTGCATACCTGACCCGACCACCCAGCTCCCTGCTGATGAGGGAGGCGAGCTCCCTGGTCCCCATCTTGGTGAATTTGGCGGCTACCAAGTAGTGATAGGGTCCCTCTGACGGGAAGTCCTCCAGCCCTAGGAGGACCCGGGATGCCCTCTTTCCCATGAGGACCTCGTCCACTATGAAATCGATGAGCCTCTCCTTTATTCTCCCGCCGATTCCACCACCTTCAGTGAGGTAAGTTAGCATCCCCAGCCTCTCGTCCAGTTCGGGCACCTTCACCTGTACAGCCTCAGCCTCCCGGTGACCCTATCGATCCTCTCGCTCTCGTGGGGCCCTATCCCAACGGCCGTGGGAGTTCCGGGTTCCAGCTCGGTCAGGCCAGCATCCCTTATCAGGACCGCAGGCAGGTCCATCTCCAAAGCCTCCCGATAGAGATCCATGAGCTCGTCCTCGCTCCCCACCTGAACGACCACCTTCTTGGCTCCCTCCTCTCTCCACATTCTGTACAAATCCGGCATCCTCTTTCTCACCACTTCCGCTGCCTCGAGTGATGCGTGGGCTACCTGAACCGCAAGTTTGCCGCAGCTCATTCCCAGATCCTTCCTCACCACTATGACCTGCTTGTACCTCATGAGAGCACCTTCCCAAGCAATCTCAGGTAATCTAGGGCAACATGCCTCCACGTCCTAGATAGGGCCTTATCCCTACCTCTCTCACCCATCTCCTCCCTGAGATCGTCGTTCAGTAGGAGGAAGGCCACCCTATCTGCTATCTTCTCGGCATCCCTATCCTCGATGTAACCATTCACCCCATCCTCCACTAGGTCCCTAGCCCCACCCACGTCAGTGGTGATCACGGGAGTGCCAGCAGCCATCGCCTCCCTTATCACCAATCCGTAGCCCTCATACCTAGCTGGATGGAGGAGGAGATCGGCCGCTTTATAGTATTTGACCGTCTCCTCGAACTTCTTACGACCTAGAAGGATGATGCGGTTCCTCACACTCAGGCGGTCGGCGTTCCCCTCTATGATCCTTCTGAGGGGACCCTCCCCGATCAGGAGGAACTTCGCGTCTATCCCCCTCCTCGACAGGAGGGCCGCCACCTCCGGGACCATGTCGAACCCCTTGGCCTCGATCAGGGCCCCGACCGATAAGACTAGCTTATCTCTGGGATCCAAGCCCAGCCCCTCTCTCACCTCCTCCTTGGGAGGGAGGGCTAGAAAGGGCTCTGGATTGATACCTCCAGGTATGATCTCGCTTACCTCTATGCCCGAATCCTCGAGGCGCTCGGCCAACCAACTACTCACGGAGATCACCGCTTCAGCCCTAGAGGATGCAATTCTGGAGAGGCGGGGCGAGATCCTGAGATCACTGCCGTGAAATGTGACGGTGTAGGGCACTCCGAGGAAGCTTGCAAGCCAGGCGGCGACGCCGGAAGTTATGGCGTACTGGGCTAGGGCCACATCCGGTCCCTCCCTGACTAGCGAGAATGCCGAATGGGTCATGAACGCGAGCCCCCTGAGACCCCGAATCCCCACGTTAGGGGACCTCCTCACCTGCTCTCCCCACCTAGAGCTGGCGTAGTGGTAGGAGACGACGACCACATCGTGCCCTAGGGACATGAGCTCTCCAGCTAGGTGCATGGTGTATATCTGCACGCCGCCAATGTCTGGATGGTAAGGCCCCACGAGCGCTATCCTCATCTGGGGGAGTTGACGGTCCAACTTGATAAAGACCAAGGTTTAATTCGAGGGAGCGGCGGAATAACTGTGACCTCCCATGGGGGTCAAGATAGGTGACCTCATAGCCAAGAAGGTGGAGCTCAGGCTGAAGGACCTGTCTGGAAAGAGGTTGGCCCTCGATGCGTTCAACGCGATGTACCAGTTCCTCGCCAAGATAAGGCAGCCAGATGGCACGCCTTTAATGACCAGCAAGGGGGAGATAACCAGCGTCCACTCTGGGGTCTTCTACAGGACCGCGAACCTGCTGAAGGAGGGGATAATTCCCGTCTACGTTTTCGATGGAGAGCCACCGGAGTTTAAGGCCGAGACCGTTGAGGAGCGCATAAAGATGAGGGAGGAAGCTGAGGAGAGGTGGAAGGAAGCACTCCAGAAGGGAGATCTGGAGGAGGCCAGGAAGTACGCCCAAGCAGCGTTGATGGTCACGGATGAGATGGTGGAGGACGCTAAGCAGATACTCCGACTGATGGGCGTTCCAGTCGTGCAGGCGCCAAGCGAGGGTGAAGCCCAAGCCGCCTACATGGCCGCCAAGGGGGATGTCTGGGCCGCCGCCTCCCAAGATTACGATTCCCTCCTGTTCGGCGCGCCAAAGCTCGTTAGAAATGTTACGATCACAGGTAAGAGGAAGCTTCCAGGGAAGAATATCTACGTTGATGTGCATCCCGAGTTAATAGAGTTGAAAGGGGTTCTAGAAGCCCACGGGATCACTAGGGAGCAGCTGATACTCATAGGCATCCTAGTGGGGACCGACTACAACCCCGGGGGTGTCAGGGGAATAGGAGTAAAGAGGGCATTGGAGCTCGTGAAGAGATTCCCGAAGCCCGAGATCCTCTTCTCTAAGGTGAATTGGGAGTTCGATGTGGATGCCCGAAGCATATTCGAGTTCTTCCTGAATCCACCCACCACCGATAATTATGACACCAACCTGAAGAGGCCCGATAGGGAGGGATTGCTCAAGTTCATGGTTGAGGAGCACGAATTCTCGGAGGACAGGGTGAGAAAGGTGATAGATGAGATCGAGGAGGCGTACAAGATGTTGGCCGGGGGAGGGCTGGAGGCCTGGTTCTGAGCCGCTCACTCCTCGTCTGGTGTCAGATATCTTCTCTCACCGGCTATTTCGATGAGCAGCTCTCCCTTCTTACCGCTTGCTGATGTGACGACTTTTCCCATTACCTCCAGCTTCAGCAGGGCTTCCTCTATCTGTGAGAGAGATATCCCCGGTATTTTAGAGGAGACCAGCTCGTACAGATCCCTGTCGTTTATGACCTTCTTGCTCCTGACCACATCGTAGACTACTGTGAGGAGGGGCAGGTTCCGGGACATTCAGCCCGCCCTACTCACCCTCTCAAGTTCGGCACTGCTCACTCCTTCAATGCCCTGTATGGCCTCCATTATCTTGTCGGTTATTCCGTCCTCCTCCGGGGCGGTGAGCACCACGTTGAGGGCCGTTATCCCGAAGCCAATGGGTTTCTCCTCGTAGCTCTCTAGATTACCCCCGATTGAGGAGAGGGCCCTCTTGAGGTCCTCAACGACCTTGGCCTGTTCCACGCTCCCATCGAGGAGTACTCTCACTAGAGCAATTATCCTGGCCATCCAGACCACCTCACGGACCAACGAACCCGCAGTTAGGGCAGACATACTCGTTGGCCTGCTTCCTGCAGACCTTGCACCTCACTATGACAGCCTCTCCGCAGTTAGGGCAGCGGAAGGCCACGAATCCCTGCTCGTAAGTGACCTTCTTACCGCACGAGGTGCAGTAAACATCCTCGTCGGGAGGTACTAGGGTGAAGACTAGGCTCTCGCTGGACACTTCATCACACCGGTAAGGGCCACGCTCCACGGTAATTTAAAGATGTCCCTAACTGGCCTGCGACCGGAACCTCTCAGTGAGGGTCACCAAGTAGGTCTTGCCGTACTTCT encodes the following:
- the truD gene encoding tRNA pseudouridine(13) synthase TruD, with amino-acid sequence MPELDERLGMLTYLTEGGGIGGRIKERLIDFIVDEVLMGKRASRVLLGLEDFPSEGPYHYLVAAKFTKMGTRELASLISRELGGRVRYAGLKDARAVTFQFFSIEGRFRLREVKNGVWIRPAGRLREPLSKGRNDGNHFTTVVRGADLTSSIPNRFPNFFSYQRFGVRPPFNHEIGKALLLRDLRSVTSMMADQGYETQSRSLRQLASDVGVELLKFYVHSYQSYLFNLLLSKRLFEGLDPRRGDLVVKENGEVALYPEDGELVLPIPGAYTRVRGWASEALRDLLREEGVSLDLFLFRELPEISALGGLRAALARAKSLTSLWGGNNLVLSFFLDRGTYATSFLREIIKPKDPVAQGFH
- the pth2 gene encoding peptidyl-tRNA hydrolase Pth2 yields the protein MRYKQVIVVRKDLGMSCGKLAVQVAHASLEAAEVVRKRMPDLYRMWREEGAKKVVVQVGSEDELMDLYREALEMDLPAVLIRDAGLTELEPGTPTAVGIGPHESERIDRVTGRLRLYR
- a CDS encoding glycosyltransferase family 4 protein, which encodes MRIALVGPYHPDIGGVQIYTMHLAGELMSLGHDVVVVSYHYASSRWGEQVRRSPNVGIRGLRGLAFMTHSAFSLVREGPDVALAQYAITSGVAAWLASFLGVPYTVTFHGSDLRISPRLSRIASSRAEAVISVSSWLAERLEDSGIEVSEIIPGGINPEPFLALPPKEEVREGLGLDPRDKLVLSVGALIEAKGFDMVPEVAALLSRRGIDAKFLLIGEGPLRRIIEGNADRLSVRNRIILLGRKKFEETVKYYKAADLLLHPARYEGYGLVIREAMAAGTPVITTDVGGARDLVEDGVNGYIEDRDAEKIADRVAFLLLNDDLREEMGERGRDKALSRTWRHVALDYLRLLGKVLS
- the fen gene encoding flap endonuclease-1, encoding MGVKIGDLIAKKVELRLKDLSGKRLALDAFNAMYQFLAKIRQPDGTPLMTSKGEITSVHSGVFYRTANLLKEGIIPVYVFDGEPPEFKAETVEERIKMREEAEERWKEALQKGDLEEARKYAQAALMVTDEMVEDAKQILRLMGVPVVQAPSEGEAQAAYMAAKGDVWAAASQDYDSLLFGAPKLVRNVTITGKRKLPGKNIYVDVHPELIELKGVLEAHGITREQLILIGILVGTDYNPGGVRGIGVKRALELVKRFPKPEILFSKVNWEFDVDARSIFEFFLNPPTTDNYDTNLKRPDREGLLKFMVEEHEFSEDRVRKVIDEIEEAYKMLAGGGLEAWF
- a CDS encoding zinc finger domain-containing protein; the encoded protein is MSSESLVFTLVPPDEDVYCTSCGKKVTYEQGFVAFRCPNCGEAVIVRCKVCRKQANEYVCPNCGFVGP